From Candoia aspera isolate rCanAsp1 chromosome 4, rCanAsp1.hap2, whole genome shotgun sequence, a single genomic window includes:
- the SOSTDC1 gene encoding sclerostin domain-containing protein 1: protein MLIAALRLPSFLLACALLKSCGAFKNDATEILYSHVVKPDPASASSNNSTLNQARHGGRHPGFDRSSRVQVGCRELRSTKYISDGQCTSINPLKELVCAGECLPLPVLPNWIGGGYGSKYWSRRSSQEWRCVNDKTRTQRIQLQCQDGSTRTYKVTVVTACKCKRYTRQHNESSHNFEGATQAKPNQHHKERKRNSKSTKQSPS from the exons ATGCTTATCGCCGCTCTGCGCCTCCCGAGCTTTCTGCTGGCCTGCGCGCTGCTGAAGAGCTGCGGGGCATTCAAAAACGATGCGACCGAGATCCTCTATTCCCACGTTGTCAAACCCGACCCGGCCAGCgccagcagcaacaacagcaccttgaatcaagCGAGGCACGGAGGCAGGCACCCGGGATTCGATCGGAGCA GTCGAGTTCAAGTTGGCTGTCGGGAACTGCGATcaacaaaatatatttcagatggCCAATGTACCAGCATAAACCCCCTGAAAGAGTTGGTGTGTGCTGGGGAATGCCTCCCTTTGCCAGTGCTACCTAACTGGATTGGAGGAGGTTATGGATCCAAGTACTGGAGCAGAAGAAGCTCACAGGAGTGGAGATGTGTCAATGACAAAACTCGCACCCAGAGGATTCAGCTGCAGTGCCAGGATGGAAGCACAAGAACCTACAAAGTAACTGTGGTTACAGCTTGTAAGTGCAAACGATACACCAGACAACACAATGAATCCAGTCATAACTTTGAAGGAGCAACTCAAGCCAAGCCAAACCAACATcataaagagagaaaaaggaacagcAAATCCACGAAGCAGTCTCCAAGTTAG